Sequence from the uncultured Sunxiuqinia sp. genome:
CCGCGTTTTGCAGTTGTTGGTCGTCCTAATGTGGGGAAATCGTCATTCATTAATGCATTGACTGGCGTTGATCGGAATATTGTAACAGCTGTTGCGGGAACAACACGAGATGCTATTAACACCCGCTACACAAAATATGGACACGATTTTTACTTGGTAGATACCGCAGGTCTTCGAAAGAAAGCGAAAGTTCACGAGGATTTGGAGTTTTATTCGGTGCTTCGGTCGGTTCGTTCAATTGAAGATTCAGATGTTTGTATGTTGTTAATTGATGCCACCCGTGGTGTAGAAGGTCAGGATTTGAGCATTTTCAACCTGATGATAAAAAACCGAAAAGGCGTAGTCATTTTGGTAAACAAATGGGATTTGGTTGAAAAGGACAATGCTTCGGTGAAGAAATTTACGGAGCAAATCCACGAACGCATAGCCCCGTTTGTCGATGTGCCAATTGTTTTTATGTCGGCATTAACTAAGCAGCGGATTTTTAAAGCGCTTGAATTAGCAATAGAAGTGTATGAGAGCCGCCAGCAAAAACTGAAAACTTCAAAACTAAATGAAGTCCTACTGGAGGCTGTTGAAAAATACCCACCTCCATCAGTTAAAGGGAAATACATCAAAATTAAGTATGTGACTCAGTTGCCAAGTCCAACACCTTCGTTTGCCTTGTTTGCCAACTTACCACAATACATCAAAGATCCTTATCGCCGATATATCGAAAACAAAATCCGAGAAAATTTCAACTTTAGCGGGGTGCCTTTACAAATCTTTTTTAGGAAGAAGTAAAAATAGGATACTCAACTCTTTATTTTACATTAAGGCATCATTAACAGATTGTCAAAAGATATGCTGTAGAGCATAGT
This genomic interval carries:
- the der gene encoding ribosome biogenesis GTPase Der, which translates into the protein MSNIVAIVGRPNVGKSTLFNRLVESRKAIVDGISGVTRDRNYGKALWNGKEFSVIDTGGYVVNSEDVFEEEIRKQVHLAIDEADVILFAVDVEGGITDLDQNVAHILRRSKKPVFLAVNKVDNHERIIDSHEFYGLGLGELYCISAMTGSGTGELLDAVVNSFVKKEPMPDEEGIPRFAVVGRPNVGKSSFINALTGVDRNIVTAVAGTTRDAINTRYTKYGHDFYLVDTAGLRKKAKVHEDLEFYSVLRSVRSIEDSDVCMLLIDATRGVEGQDLSIFNLMIKNRKGVVILVNKWDLVEKDNASVKKFTEQIHERIAPFVDVPIVFMSALTKQRIFKALELAIEVYESRQQKLKTSKLNEVLLEAVEKYPPPSVKGKYIKIKYVTQLPSPTPSFALFANLPQYIKDPYRRYIENKIRENFNFSGVPLQIFFRKK